The Terrirubrum flagellatum nucleotide sequence CATCAGCATGCGCTCCTGGCTTTCCGACAGCATCATCTCATAGGCGCTCATGCCCTCTTCGCGGCAGGGCACCTTGTCGAGATCAAGCTCGATGCCGAGATCGCCCTTGGCTCCCATCTCGACCGCCGAGCAGGTGAGGCCGGCGGCGCCCATGTCCTGAATGGCGATGACGCAGTCGCTCGCCATGATTTCGAGGCAGGCTTCGAGCAGCAGTTTCTCGGCGAAGGGGTCGCCGACCTGCACGGTTGGGCGTTTCTCCTCGGATTTGTCGTCGAACTCGGCCGAGGCCATGGTCGCGCCATGGATGCCGTCGCGGCCGGTCTTGGAGCCGAGATAGACGATGGCGTTCCCGACGCCCGTGGCCTTGGCGTAGAAAATCTCGTCCGCCTTGGCGAGGCCGACCGCCATGGCGTTGACGAGGATGTTGCCGTTGTAGCGAGGGTGGAAGCCCATCTGGCCGCCGACGGTCGGCACGCCGAAGGAATTGCCATAGCCCCCGATGCCGGCGACCACGCCCGCCACGAGCTGGCGCGTGCGGGGATGGGCGGGATCGCCGAAACGGAGCGCGTTCAGGCAGGCGATCGGCCGCGCCCCCATGGTGAAGACGTCGCGCAGGATGCCGCCAACCCCTGTCGTCGCACCCTGATAGGGTTCGATGAAGGAGGGGTGGTTGTGGCTCTCCATCTTGAACACGATCGCCTGCCCATCGCCGATGTCGATCACGCCGGCGTTCTCGCCCGGCCCCTGAATCACCCACGGCGCCTTGGTCGGCAGGGTCTTCAGATGGATGCGGGAGGATTTATAGGAACAGTGTTCGTTCCACATCGCCGAAACGATGCCGAGTTCGGTGAAGGAAGGTTCGCGCCCGAGCAGCTTCAGCAGGCGCTCATACTCGTCCGGCTTCAGCCCGTGCTCGGCCACGAGTTCCGGCGTGATGGCGATGTCGTTGCGGAGCATGGGGCAGGCGATTCCGGGGCGATCCCGGCTCGATAACCATCCCGACAGGACGACGCAACGCGGGAGGCCGGCGGTCCCCGATCTTTGCAATTCGTTCACCAACAGGCAGGCGGCCGTTCCGGAATGGGACAGTCGGCCTCGATTGGAGAGCGACATGCTTCTTTCCAGGGTGATTTCGGGATTCCGGCGCGACGAGCAGGGCGCCACGGCCGTGATGTTCGGCGTCGCTCTTGTCCCGCTGATGGTCGCCATCGGCGCCTCGGCCGACTATGCCCGCATGGCCGATTACCGGACGCAGATGCAAGCCGGCGTCGACGCCGCCGCGATCGCCATGGCCAAGGAGGCTGCGAACGCGACCAACGCCCAGCTCACGACCCGCGGCCGTCCGTTTTACAATCTCAGCGCGCCCGATCGCGATGGCTTCGCCACCTCCGGCTTCAGCGCGACGCGCAGCGGCAAGACGATCGCCGTGCAGGCGACGGGGAACGTCCAGCTCGTCTTCGGCGGCTTCCTCGGAATGGGTTCGGCCGACATCACGGCGCAGTCGCAAGTCACGTCAGGCGCGAAGAAAGTCGAGCTCGCGCTTGTTCTCGATAACACCGGCTCGATGGCGCAGGCGAGCAAGCTCGTCGAGCTGAAGAAGGCCGTCATCAATCTGATGGACAAGATGCAGACCATCAATGACGCCTCGCCCGACACGGTGAAGATCGCGCTCGTGCCGTTCACGACGCAGGTCAACATCGGCAAAAGTTACAGCAACGCGGCGTGGCTGCGTTATCACGACAACGGAACCGCGGGTTCAGCCGCCGATAAGGCCTCATGGAACGGTTGCGTGATGGATCGCGATCAGCCGCAGAATATCAACGACACCTCTCCGATCAGCACGGATTATCACTACTGGCATCCGATCGCCTATCAGGGGAAGTCGCCAGCGCCGCGCTATAACGATTGGAACGGGCCGTGCCAGACCCTTCAGCCAATCATGCAACTGACGAGCGATCTCAAAAGCACGGGCGCTGGTTCGATGCGCTATGCGATCAACAACATGAAGGCGAACGGCAATACGAACGTGTCGATCGGAGTCGCATGGGGGCTGAAGGCGCTGATGAATCGTGCGCCTTTTGCTGGCGCGGCGGCACCTGGAGACGCCGATGTCATCAAGGCGATGATCGTTCTCACTGACGGCGACAACACCGAAGATCGCTGGAGCGGCTTCCAGAGCGACATCGACAGTCGCACGAGCGCGACATGCGCCACCGCCAAGAACGCCGTGAAGAACGCGAACGGCAGTGCTTCCGCAGACAGCTACATCAAGATCTATACGATCCGCGTCATCGACGGAAATCGCACGCTGCTGCAGAGCTGCGCCGCGAATGGCGGGACCTATTCCGAAGTCAGCCAGGCGAGCCAGCTCAACGATGTGTTCCAGAGCATCGCGGATCAGATCACGCGCATCCGCCTGACGAGTTGATCGCAAACGATCCGCGCGCCATCACGGTTTGCGCGGATCGAATTTCTTTTCGAGATCCTTCCAGCAATCCATATAATCTGGCTGGAGCGCGCTGGTTTTCGCCGCGAATTTCGTGACGCGCTGAGGCAGGCGCGTTTCGAACATGAAGGCGAGCGTATTCGTCATCTTCACCGGCTTCAGTTCGACCGTGCTCGCATGTTCGAACGCTTCGGCGTCCGGTCCGTGCGGCAACATGCAATTGTGCAGGCTGATGCCGCCGGGCGTGAAGCCTTGCGGCTTCGCGTCATACTTGCCGTAAATCAGGCCCATGAACTCGGACATGATGTTCATGTGATACCAGGGCGGACGGAACGTGTTTTCGCCCACGGCCCAGCGCTCCGGAAAAATCACGAAGTCGATATTCGCGGTGCCCGCGGTTTCCGACGGCGATGTCAGCACGGTGAAGATCGAGGGGTCGGCGTGATCGAAGAGAATCGGGCCGACCGGCGAGAAACGCCTGAGATCATATTTGTAGGGCGCGTAATTGCCGTGCCAGGCGACGACGTCGAGCGGCGACCAGCCGATGTCCGTGCGCCAGAGCTGGCCACCCCATTTGATCGTCAGCGTCGAAGGCGTCTCGCGATCCTCATAGGCCGCGACGGGCGTCATGAAGTCGCGCTGGTTCGCGAGACAGTTCGCGCCGATGGGGCCGCGCTCGGGCAATGTGAAGGCGCCGCCGTAATTCTCGCAGAGATAGCCGCGCGCGGCGTCATCGGGAACTTCGACCCTGATCTTCACGCCGCGGGGAATGACGATGATCTCGCCCGGCTCTGCGTCGATGAGGCCGAACTCGGTGCAGACGCGCAAACGTCCTTCCTGCGGCGCAAACAGCATCTCGCCATCGGCGTTGTAGAAATATTCGTCCTTCATCGAACGCGTGATGAGATAGACATGCGCGGCCATCCCGCTCTGCGCGCTGGCGTCGCCACAGGTGGTCATGGTGACGACGCCTTCGAGAAAGCTCTGCTTCTTCTTCGGAATCGACAGCGGATCCCAGCGAAGCTGTCCCGGCGGCGTCTCGATCTCGGCGCAAGGCGCGGTGCGC carries:
- the hmgA gene encoding homogentisate 1,2-dioxygenase, with amino-acid sequence MNVQNRSSFSAATQTATSPGYMTGFGNGFETEALPGALPVGRNSPQRCAYGLYAEQLSGSPFTAPRSANERSWLYRIRPSVKHSGRFKKVAMGDWRTAPCAEIETPPGQLRWDPLSIPKKKQSFLEGVVTMTTCGDASAQSGMAAHVYLITRSMKDEYFYNADGEMLFAPQEGRLRVCTEFGLIDAEPGEIIVIPRGVKIRVEVPDDAARGYLCENYGGAFTLPERGPIGANCLANQRDFMTPVAAYEDRETPSTLTIKWGGQLWRTDIGWSPLDVVAWHGNYAPYKYDLRRFSPVGPILFDHADPSIFTVLTSPSETAGTANIDFVIFPERWAVGENTFRPPWYHMNIMSEFMGLIYGKYDAKPQGFTPGGISLHNCMLPHGPDAEAFEHASTVELKPVKMTNTLAFMFETRLPQRVTKFAAKTSALQPDYMDCWKDLEKKFDPRKP
- a CDS encoding TadE/TadG family type IV pilus assembly protein encodes the protein MLLSRVISGFRRDEQGATAVMFGVALVPLMVAIGASADYARMADYRTQMQAGVDAAAIAMAKEAANATNAQLTTRGRPFYNLSAPDRDGFATSGFSATRSGKTIAVQATGNVQLVFGGFLGMGSADITAQSQVTSGAKKVELALVLDNTGSMAQASKLVELKKAVINLMDKMQTINDASPDTVKIALVPFTTQVNIGKSYSNAAWLRYHDNGTAGSAADKASWNGCVMDRDQPQNINDTSPISTDYHYWHPIAYQGKSPAPRYNDWNGPCQTLQPIMQLTSDLKSTGAGSMRYAINNMKANGNTNVSIGVAWGLKALMNRAPFAGAAAPGDADVIKAMIVLTDGDNTEDRWSGFQSDIDSRTSATCATAKNAVKNANGSASADSYIKIYTIRVIDGNRTLLQSCAANGGTYSEVSQASQLNDVFQSIADQITRIRLTS